CCAGCTACTGTGATCTTTTCATTCTCCGCCAGGCCGTTTGCCATAATGAAGAGCGAATCGTTCGTGGACATGTCCCCGTCGGTCGATATCATATTGAAGGATGCGTTTGCCGCATCAGAAAGCGCCTTCTCTAGCATCGTCTTGGAAATAAATACGTCTGTAGTAATAAAGCCGAGCAACGTTGCATGCCTTCCAGCCGAGATCCCTGGAGACTTGCCATCCTTCTCCATTTGCGGGTGTATCATCGCGATACCTTTGGCCGCTCCGCCGATTCGAACAATCTGGCCACCAATCTCTACCTTGACGGCGCCCTCTTTCTTCACCGTATCCGTGGTTAAGATCGCCCTGGCAAAGTCGCCTCCGCCCTTCTCCGACAGGCCCGATATCAACTCAGGCACCTTTTTCTTTATATTCTTCAGCGGAAGCCGATGTCCAATAATCCCGGTGGAAGCAACCAGAACCTCGCTCTCGCCGAATGCCATGCCTTTGGCTATATACCTGGCCATCGAAAGTGCATCGGCATCCCCCTGGAGACCATTGGCGCAGTTTGCATTGCCGCTGTTCACCACGATAGCCTTGTGTGTCTCGTTCCCTAAGTTAGCTACGCTAAGCTTTACAGGGGATGCCTTGAAAATGTTGGTTGTAAACACCCCGGCAGCCACGGCTGGCGCCTCGGAATAGAGAAGTCCCAAGTCCAGTTTACCTGACATTTTTATGCCGGCACTAATACCGTTCGCCAAGAACCCTTTCGGAGAAGTTACTCCACGGCTCATGATGACCTCTTTTTGCCTTCTAGTGGACAGACTATCTTTTTTGCGCTGCTGAGCGCATAAATTCTGGCCAGTATTTCTCATCCAAGCCATCCAGAAGAAACGACCAGAGTTCGGGAGAGTTGTCATTCACCTCTTTTTCCAGTTTCTCGATGAAACCCAAATAGGGTGTCACGGGACCGTAGTAATCGACCTGCGGGCCGATTTCCTGAAAGGTGAAATGAAATGTCTTGAGAGCATACCAGAGTTTCTTTTCCATGGCCGCCAGCCAATGGGAAAAGTTGATCCGTCTCGTTTCATGATACATCGCCTTGTATAATCCGAGGATAACGACCGGCTGTTGGCGCTTCCGATCCTGCTCAGTCCTCTCCTCGGGATTCTCCGCCAGAATACCGCCTTGGGATTTCGTCAAGTACGACTCGACTGCGTAAATACCATCTTCTTTACGTCTTCGGAAAGACTTCCTCAAGGCGAGTCGGGATACTTCTACCACACTATCTGTTGCAAGTGTGGAATTGTCGATATCAATCTGATGGCAATGCTCATTCATGGGAAAACCATTTTTCGAGTTCATTACCAGCCGTGAGGTACCGATCACTCTATCATCGGCAAAGGCGGCAAAATGGATGGAATTCTCATCGAACTCATCAATTTCCAGACCATCGGGATAATCTGATGTGGGAAGATATCCACATTCTTCACAGTATACTTCATAACGCACCCGGAAAATTTCCTTTAAAAGCTCCTCCGAATCTACTTTTTTGAATTTGAATTCCATGATTTCATTCCCTCCCTAAAGATTCATTCACATTCAATGGCCGCACAGTGCGGAATATTTCGCTTTGATTTCCTCTGCATGCTTCTGTGCGCATAGTTCTCCTTCTTTTATTGCCTCATCGAACTTGAGCCACTCGAGCATGCCAATGCCCTCTGTATGTGGCCTCATGACGACATGAGCGAGGTGAAGATGCGCCTCGGTGATCTTTGTCGAGGAGGTTGAGTACCAGCGAGAAGTGATCTGAAACAGGCTGGGCTCCTGGTACATTTCGCGTAAGCTTTTGCTGAGCAGCTTCCTTTTCTCACCCTTAAGACCTTGTGCATTCCGTTTCTTGGGATTGTAGAATGAAGGGTCGATCTCAGGAGCAACGTTTACGGCGATGTTGAAGTCTGTCCCCATGTTGGCAAGCACGTCGACGGGCACTTTGTTCGTCACGCCGCCATCTATCAGGTAATAGTTCTTCCACTTTACCGGACGCATGATGATCGGCATCGAACCCGAGGCCCGAACCGCGTTTTTGAGTGTCCCCTCGTCGATCACGATCTCCTGGCCCGAGATCAGATCAAATGCCAGTGATGCATATGGAATGATACAATCCAGAATGGTTGTTTCTTGATAGGCTTCCTGATTCATGTGGTCGACCTTGCGGCCCTTGACGATGTTCGTCCATGGGGGGACCTCCCAGTCGAAGAAGGCGCCTTTCGATGTCCAGATGCGACGCATCAACTGCTCGGTCTCATGGCTGTTCTTACCCATTGCAAAGGCAGCTCCCATGATGGCTCCCATCGAGCAGCCAACGATTGCATCGACTGGAATCCTGAGATGCTCCATCACGCGCCATACGCCGATATGGGCAAAACCCTTCGCTCCACCGGCCCCCAAGGCAATACCAACGCGGCATCCTGCGAGTTCGCGAGCCAGGCTGGCAATACGCCTTCCCGTCTGGCTGTCTTGATCCATGACGGGCATCAAGTCCTGTGACATTTGAAAATCCGTTACCTCGTTTGAGGCAAGCAAGAAGACGTTCTTGATGCCCGTGGCATCGACCAAAGGCTTGAGGATGGAACCCGGACGATAGAAATCGAAGTCCCCGACAAGGCCTATGCGCAGACGTTTGGCTGCTTGAGAGGGGCTTATATTCAGTTCTTTAACAATCTCTGCAACAGCCGCATGGTCTTTCACGTTGTTTGCCAGCAGGTAGATCTTCTCTGCCATGTTCAGAACTTCTGACGCCCGCGTGTCGAATATGAAGCCTGTATCGACGATGACAACATCGTAAAGACGGCAGATAACCGCAAGCAAGTCTCGAAGTCGTGACCACGCAATGCCGGGCGTTCGGCTCAAAGGTTCTGGAAATGTGAGAACATGGAAATGCTCTCCCAGAATGATGCAATGGGCCTGAAAGTCGCTTAATGTCGAAAAGACTCGACGGTGTTCAAAAACCCCCAGGGCCTCCTGCTCACTCCTGGGGGCAACGCGGTGGAGCGGTGCTTCAAAAGTCGACTCGCAGTCTACCAGGACCACTCGCCTGTTTGCCTGCTTCACAACGGATGCAGCCAAATAAAGCGAGATAGAGCAGTCACGAAGGTCTTCACCGATGCGATGAATCACATTGAGCCTGGCCGATCGCGGGTTGCTCACCATGACGTTGGTACTTGAGATGTATCGAGCCAGGATTCGATTGAGGCGAAGCAGTACGGATGGATTTTTCGTGAATGTTGCTTCGAATACTTGCTTCGAAAGCCGGAGAAGGCGTGTGTCCTCGATTGCCATGACATCAGCCGAGATCGGGTCTCCGGTCAGCAGGCTCATCTCTCCGAAGAAACCACCAGGGGCGTGTGTCTTGAGCAGGATCATGGGCCGGCTGGCACGGTCAACGGCGACGGCTTTGTTTGTCCGGCGGTCTTTGTTTTCCCGATTACCGGATGAACGGGTTCGGCGGTCGGAAGCCTGGTTTGTACGCCGATTGGTAGTAATGAAGACGCTTACTCGTCCTTCCAATACAATATAGAAGTGAGTCCCTATGTCGCCACTGCGACAGATTAAATTGTCCCGTGGCACAACGACCTCTTCACCACTGGCAGCAATTTCGGCCAGCGAGGCATCGTCAAGGTCCTCCAGCAGTTCGACTTTACGGAGAACGTCTAGATAACCCGACATGAGACCTCCAACGATCAGGAAGATAACCCGGTGCGAACAGAAGACGCCTATTTGAGTTTTTCCCCGCCTCCATTTATGCTGTGGGAAGGCAATGCGTGAAATGGGTTGTTACGGTCTCCATCAACCATTTGGGAATGACAATTTAATAAAGACAACTAGTTATTTTGTCAAGATGAAAAAAAATATGGAATTTTCATCTTGACAACAGGGAGTCTCTTCCTTTAGCCTTAATAGGTATCTGGAAATTCTTTTATCCCGTCCAGAACTTACCCGTTGTCTGGTTAATAACATAATGAGAGCGGAGTATAGTTCGCCTTTTTCACTAAAATGCCTCAATTCAACCCATATTAGTTTTGTTTGAATAATACATAACAATGGAGGTACTTAATATGTTTGATGATTTCACCTTCAAGGTCCAGAAGCATTTTCTTCAGAACTACTTAAACAAATCAAGTGCGTATCACAAACAGGATCAGGAGAAATACCTGCTGAAAGTTTTTCACAAGTACGCATCGGCCACCCCTGCATACACCAAATTACTGAAAGAAAAAGGGATCGACCCGTCAAGCATTACATCTGTCGACGCATTTAAGAAACTTGTACCCATTATTGACAAATTCGAAACCTTTATCAAATACGAGGACCGGATATCGAATCTCTGTGTTGATGGAAATTATGATGATGTTGTAGCAATCCTGTCCAGTTCGGGCTATTCTGGGCGATTTTCCTATGGACTCATTTCGAAAGAGGAGGACAAGTCAGGCAGAAACATCCTGGATCTCTATCTGGACCAGCGTTTCCAAATCTCGAAACGCAGAACGCTTCTGATCAATTGCCTTCCCATGGGTGTGAAAGTACCAAGCGAACGAACGGCAGTCGGCGATATCAGCGTGCGGCCGGACATGGCGGTTGCTCTGGTAAGGAGTTTCGGCAAGGATTTCGATCAGATCATCATGGTGGGCGAAAACACCTTCATGAAACACACTCTCGAATACGGAATCGAAAAAGGAATCAACTGGCCTGACTTGAATGTCCGGATCATCGTGGGCGAGGAGAGTTTCCCGGAGACATATCGAACCTATATCGCGTCTCTGATTGGTAAAGATATCGACCATACGGACGAGGTAATCATCGGCTCCTCGATGGGAATATCAGAGATAGGCCTGAGCGTCTTCCAGGAATCCATCGACACCATCAAGATAAGAAGGAAAATGGATGCCCAGCCGGAGCTGCGACGGAAATACTTCGGTGACGTCAAGTTTACCCCGATGCTCTTCAACTACATCCCGATGGTCGTATATGTCGAGGAACACAAGAACGAAAAGGACGATTTCCCTGAATTTGTGTTCACTCCGCTGAGCCTGAAGAGAAAGCTGCCACTCATCCGATACAACAGCCACGACAAGGGAACGCACGTTTACCCGGGTGACGATCTGAAGAAGAACATCAAGAGCAACCTGCCGATGGTTGCCATTTTCGGACGGGGAGACCACATCGTTGTGGAAGGAACCAGGATA
This Syntrophaceae bacterium DNA region includes the following protein-coding sequences:
- the argJ gene encoding bifunctional glutamate N-acetyltransferase/amino-acid acetyltransferase ArgJ, which translates into the protein MSRGVTSPKGFLANGISAGIKMSGKLDLGLLYSEAPAVAAGVFTTNIFKASPVKLSVANLGNETHKAIVVNSGNANCANGLQGDADALSMARYIAKGMAFGESEVLVASTGIIGHRLPLKNIKKKVPELISGLSEKGGGDFARAILTTDTVKKEGAVKVEIGGQIVRIGGAAKGIAMIHPQMEKDGKSPGISAGRHATLLGFITTDVFISKTMLEKALSDAANASFNMISTDGDMSTNDSLFIMANGLAENEKITVAGKDYDTFLKALKGLCMYLAKMLVADGEGATKLLEISVVGAKTDESARIVARKISASNLLKCAMFREDPNWGRVAAAVGAAGVDFDPDRTDIYLGPAKVLSAGSSLETFDKMEVKKYLQSKDVLIKVDLKNGNGSATAWTCDFSNEYVTINTETSP
- a CDS encoding PEP-CTERM/exosortase system-associated acyltransferase yields the protein MEFKFKKVDSEELLKEIFRVRYEVYCEECGYLPTSDYPDGLEIDEFDENSIHFAAFADDRVIGTSRLVMNSKNGFPMNEHCHQIDIDNSTLATDSVVEVSRLALRKSFRRRKEDGIYAVESYLTKSQGGILAENPEERTEQDRKRQQPVVILGLYKAMYHETRRINFSHWLAAMEKKLWYALKTFHFTFQEIGPQVDYYGPVTPYLGFIEKLEKEVNDNSPELWSFLLDGLDEKYWPEFMRSAAQKR
- a CDS encoding cyclic nucleotide-binding domain-containing protein, with translation MSGYLDVLRKVELLEDLDDASLAEIAASGEEVVVPRDNLICRSGDIGTHFYIVLEGRVSVFITTNRRTNQASDRRTRSSGNRENKDRRTNKAVAVDRASRPMILLKTHAPGGFFGEMSLLTGDPISADVMAIEDTRLLRLSKQVFEATFTKNPSVLLRLNRILARYISSTNVMVSNPRSARLNVIHRIGEDLRDCSISLYLAASVVKQANRRVVLVDCESTFEAPLHRVAPRSEQEALGVFEHRRVFSTLSDFQAHCIILGEHFHVLTFPEPLSRTPGIAWSRLRDLLAVICRLYDVVIVDTGFIFDTRASEVLNMAEKIYLLANNVKDHAAVAEIVKELNISPSQAAKRLRIGLVGDFDFYRPGSILKPLVDATGIKNVFLLASNEVTDFQMSQDLMPVMDQDSQTGRRIASLARELAGCRVGIALGAGGAKGFAHIGVWRVMEHLRIPVDAIVGCSMGAIMGAAFAMGKNSHETEQLMRRIWTSKGAFFDWEVPPWTNIVKGRKVDHMNQEAYQETTILDCIIPYASLAFDLISGQEIVIDEGTLKNAVRASGSMPIIMRPVKWKNYYLIDGGVTNKVPVDVLANMGTDFNIAVNVAPEIDPSFYNPKKRNAQGLKGEKRKLLSKSLREMYQEPSLFQITSRWYSTSSTKITEAHLHLAHVVMRPHTEGIGMLEWLKFDEAIKEGELCAQKHAEEIKAKYSALCGH